TCGCCGACGAGGCGTGGGAGGCGCACGTGGAGATGGCCCACGAGCGCATCCTGCAACCGTGGAGCCGCCGCTGCTTCCTGCAGTCGGCCCGGTCCCTGGTGGCGCGGATGGTCGGCCGCCGGCGCGTCGCCGACATGATCGAGGCGATCGAAGCGCCAGCCCTGATCATCCAGGGCGATCGGGACCGCCTGGTTCCCGTCGAAGTGGCCCGTGACCTCGCCGGGCGCCGCCCCGACTGGCAGCTGGAGGTCTTCACCGACATCGGCCACGTCCCCCAGCTGGAATGCCCGGATCGTTTCATCGAGGTCGTCGACCGCTGGCTGCACGGCGGCCTGTCCGCGGAGAGGTCCACCTGTGCGAGCTGACGCACCGGCGCGTCGTCGCGCCCGTGCCGGAAGACAAGTGCGGGCGACAGGATTCGAACCTGCATGGGGTCGCAACCCCGGGGCGGTTTAAGCGCCCTGCGTCAACCGTTCCGCCACGCCCGCTGACGAGGACGACGCACCGTCGCTACTTCCCCGTCGCCAGCGACGGGCGGCCTGTCCTCGGTGATGATGTTACAAGCCGCGATCGGAGGACCCATGAGGTGGGCGACCTACCGCCACGACACGGACGGTCCCGACCGCGTCGGGCTCGTCATCGACGGCCGCATCAGCGGGCTCCCGCCCGGCGTGTCCCTGCTGGGGCTGCTCCATGACGGCCCGCAGGCGCTGGCGGAGGCGGGCCACCGCGCCGGGCAGGACCCCGCCGAGGACGTCGCGGTGGCCGACGTCCAGCTCCGCGCCCCGATCCCCGACCCCCCGTCCGTGCGCGACTTCTCCGCGTTCGAGGCGCACGTGCGCACCGCTCGGCGGGCCCGCGGCGTGGAGATGGACCCCGACTGGTACCGGCGGCCGGCGTTCTACTTCAGCAACCCGCACGCGATCGTGGACCCGGATGCGGACGTGGCCGTCCCACCCGGTTCGCACGCGCTGGACTTCGAGCTGGAGGTCGCCGCGATCGTCGGCCTCCCCGGCCGTGACCTCGACCCGGAGGCGGCTGCCCGCCACATCGCCGGCTTCACGGTGATGAACGACTGGAGTGCCCGTGACCTGCAACGCGGCGAAATGCGCTCGCAGCTCGGCCCGGCCAAGAGCAAGGACTTCGCCACCACCCTCGGCCCGTTCCTGGTCACCCCCGACGAGCTCGAGCCCTACGCCGTCGGCCGCGGCTACGCCCTGACCATGACCGCGTCCGTCAACGGTCGCGAGTACACCCGGACGTCGTGCGCGGACCTGTACTGGTCGTTCGGCGAGCTCGTCGCGTACGCCTCTCGGGGGGCTTGGATCCGCCCCGGCGACGTGATCGGCTCGGGCACGGCCCCCGGCGGGTGCATCCTCGAGCTGGCGCTCGTCCACGGCGCCGACCCCTACCCGTGGTTGCAGCCGGGCGACGATGTCACCCTCACGGTCGAGGCGCTCGGCGCGATCGCCAACCGCGTCGTCGAAGGACCGCCGTCGCCGCCGCTGCGGCGGTGAAGTGCGCGGACCGGACGCGTGCTGCCGGGCGTGCCCGACTGTGCCATCCTCGTCCCGCCGACCGCAGCGCTGCGGGACCCGCAAGCCGACCAGGAGTGTGCGCGGATGGTCATGTACCAGGTGCGCGGACGCATCCCGCGCAAGCGGCACACCCAGCTGTGGCAGGGCGAGCGGTTGCTGACCGAGCAGGTCGTGGGCGTCGAGGGGTTCTCCGGGGCGTCCTCGATCCTCTACCACCTTGACACCCCCGTGCGGGTCAAGCACATCGGCGCGTTCCGTCGACTGCAACGCGACGAGTGGATCCCCGACGCCCACGCCCACCACCTGTTCGACACCTGGACGCTGCCGGAAGCCGGTGACGCCATCAGCGGACGCCGGCTGCTGATGTGGAACCAGGACGTGGAGATCGGTCTGTGCCGGGCCGCCGAGCCGATGGGCGACTTCTACCGCAACGGCGAAGCCGACGAGGTCATCTTCGTTCATGAGGGGGGCGGGACCGTCGAGACCGTGCTGGGAGACCTGCCCTACGTGCCCGGCGACTACATCGTGGTCCCGCGGGGCATCACCTACCGGTTCCGTCCCGACGATCGGCGACCCCAGCGTTACCTCGTCTTCACCTCGCCGGGGCTGATCGAGATCCCCCGCCGGTACCGCAACGAGTACGGCCAGCTACTCGAGCACGCCCCGTTCTCCAACCGCGACGTGCACCCCCCGACGGAGCTACGCACCCACGACGAGCGGGGCGAGTTCGTGGTCAACGTCCGGGTCGGCGGCGGCCTGCAGCGCTACGTCCTCGACCACCATCCGTTCGACGTCGTCGGGTGGGACGGTTACCTCTACCCGTACACGTTCAACATCGCCGACTTCGAACCGATCGTGAAGAAGGTCCACGCCCCGCCACCGGTCCACCAGACCTTCGAGGGGCGCAACTTCGTGATCTGCTCGTTCTGTCCCCGGCCGCTGGACTGGCACGCGGACTCGGTCCCGATCCCCTACAGCCACGCCAACCTCAACTCCGAGGAGATGATCTACTACGTGGCAGGCACGTTCGGGTCCCGGGAGGGCGTCGACGTCGGCTCGGTCACCCTGCACCCGTCGGGGGTGCCGCACGGTCCGCAGCCGGGGCTGGCGGAGCGTTCGCTCGGTGCGACGTCAACCGACGAGCTCGCGGTGATGTGCGACACCTTCCATCCGCTCCGGCTGACGCCGTTGGCACGCGAGCTGGACCGACCCGGGTACGCCCACTCGTGGTCTGCAGCTCCGGTCGGTGACGCCGACACCTCCGACGGGGCGGCCAGCATCTCGGAGTAGGACCGGTCACAGCAGGCGAGCCCGGTCGTGGGGGCCCGACGGTCAGGCTCGGTCGTCACCGATCAGTTTGGCGAACACGTCGTGGAGGAAACCGCGGGCAGCGGCTGCGGCCAGGGCGTGCTGCTGGCTGGGCCCCAACGCCGCACCGATCGAACCCGTCGGTGCGGCGTAGTCACCCTCGAGGCGCAGTTCGGGCCAATCGCCGTCGCGCGACCGCAAGGTGAGGTAGCCGTCGAAGGATGGCAGCGCCCGTTGCATGTGCTCGTCTTCGGGCTCGGGGTCGGCGCGCCAGCGGATGTGGCGGCGGACCGAGTGCTCGTCGCCGTGCGGCTCGCCGACCATGCACGTCGCCAGGCGCGACGCCGGTCCGGCGCGGACCTCGACCGCCCAGTGGCCGGGGCCACGGTCGGTCGCCGGCTGCGGGAGCCACTCGTGCGGATCGCCGCTCAAGGTCCGTACCAGCTTGGTGGTGCTGGCGCCGGCCTCGAACGGCTCCCACGCCTCGATCCGCGGCACGAACGCGTCTCCTCCCCCCCGTCGCGGTGAGAGTCTAGGCGGCGCAAGCGGTGCCCCCGCCCTGGGCGGAGCGGGGGGCTCTACGACGGCGCCCCGAACCCACCACCGCCAGGGGTGTCGACCACGATGCGGTCGCCGCGGTGCAGGATCAACGTGATCTTGGCGGGCAGGTCGCGTTCCTCGTCGTGGCCGTCGGCGCTGCGGCGGACCACGCGGTTACGGCCGGGTGCGCCGTCGTGCCCGCCCGCCAGTCCCCACGGGCCGCGCCGTCGCCGCTCGGTCACCAGCGAGCAGGTCGCCCGCTCGCCGAGCACCTCCAGGGTGCGGCGGAGCCCGTCACCGCCGCGGAAGCGTCCTGTCCCGCCCGACCCGTCGCGCAGCCGGTACTCGACCACCCGCACCGGGTAGGCCAGCTCGAACGCCTCGATCGGGGTGTTCTTGGTGTTGGTCATGTGGGTGTGCACGCCGCTCATCCCGTCGGCGTGGGGACGTGCGCCCTGGCCGCCGGCCAGCG
This is a stretch of genomic DNA from Actinomycetota bacterium. It encodes these proteins:
- a CDS encoding fumarylacetoacetate hydrolase family protein, with product MRWATYRHDTDGPDRVGLVIDGRISGLPPGVSLLGLLHDGPQALAEAGHRAGQDPAEDVAVADVQLRAPIPDPPSVRDFSAFEAHVRTARRARGVEMDPDWYRRPAFYFSNPHAIVDPDADVAVPPGSHALDFELEVAAIVGLPGRDLDPEAAARHIAGFTVMNDWSARDLQRGEMRSQLGPAKSKDFATTLGPFLVTPDELEPYAVGRGYALTMTASVNGREYTRTSCADLYWSFGELVAYASRGAWIRPGDVIGSGTAPGGCILELALVHGADPYPWLQPGDDVTLTVEALGAIANRVVEGPPSPPLRR
- a CDS encoding homogentisate 1,2-dioxygenase, translating into MVMYQVRGRIPRKRHTQLWQGERLLTEQVVGVEGFSGASSILYHLDTPVRVKHIGAFRRLQRDEWIPDAHAHHLFDTWTLPEAGDAISGRRLLMWNQDVEIGLCRAAEPMGDFYRNGEADEVIFVHEGGGTVETVLGDLPYVPGDYIVVPRGITYRFRPDDRRPQRYLVFTSPGLIEIPRRYRNEYGQLLEHAPFSNRDVHPPTELRTHDERGEFVVNVRVGGGLQRYVLDHHPFDVVGWDGYLYPYTFNIADFEPIVKKVHAPPPVHQTFEGRNFVICSFCPRPLDWHADSVPIPYSHANLNSEEMIYYVAGTFGSREGVDVGSVTLHPSGVPHGPQPGLAERSLGATSTDELAVMCDTFHPLRLTPLARELDRPGYAHSWSAAPVGDADTSDGAASISE